The Geminocystis sp. NIES-3708 genomic sequence CTATATTTCCTTTTCAATTTTCATCTAAAATACCTTCACTATTTATAAAATTAACTCCTCGTTGGTTTTCTCATCTTAATCAAAATAATATTCTTGAAGATGACCAAATATTCTTGTATTATCAAGAGCGAAATTTAGAAATATTAGGAGGTAGTAAAAATTTTTCTCAGACTTATTATTTACCAACAAAAGCTGATTTATTTATCATAGAATTAAGAAAATGGGTTAATAAATATAATGCTCAATTATTTCCTAATCAACTTTTTCCTGAAACACCCAATCATGATATTTTATTAGAAAGATATTATTCTCACACTGAGAAATGTAAAAGTTGTCGAGAAGCTTTAAAAAATATCAAAAAAATTCGTTTGATTTTACTAATTATCACTATAATCTTATGGTCATTAAACCCTATAATTAGCCTATATATTAATAGCTCACCACAGTTTATTATTTTTACAATTTCTTTAATTAGCTTAATAAATGTAGGATTCTATCTATACTTGGGTAAATTAGAAAAAAGATTTTATGAAGGGCAAATTATCCCTCCAAGAAACAAATAATTAATTAATTTAATAAGGACTTAATAAATACTAAAATTAATATCATTATAAATATTTATTTTATCTTCTATCCTGATTACTATTACTCATCCTTTTTCATCGTTATTAACTAAGCATTAAAATTAAATATAGGGTGGAGAGTATTTACGTAAATAACAGATAGTGTTTAAACCCCATAAAACAGTTATTATGTGCAACTATTGTTACTTCAAGAATGCCACTGTTACTCCAGCACCCCCATCATCCTGCTTTGCTAGTTCAAAATTAGTAACTTGAGGATGATTAGTCAAAAATTCATGAACTCCTGTACGTAAACTTCCTGTACCCTTACCATGTATAATCCATAATGAACCTATTTCAGTTGCATTAGCGATGGCTTTTTCCAAAAGAGGTTCGGCTAAATGTACTCTTTTTCCTCGAATATCGATGGTATTCTGAGAAGTTCGTACATTAATCGGCTTAGACTCAGTTTTTATGATGTTAACTTGTTTAGACTGTTGTTTATTAACTTTTATTTTGGTTTTATCTGGGATAGTTTTAACTTTTTCAAAGCGTTTGCCATCTAAAGATTCAATATCAGTGAAAGGTATTACCATCTTCATGATACCGAAACGAGCACTTAATTGCTCCATATCTTCATCTATGGTTAAAACTTCCGCCGTTTGCCCAATGCTCAGAATTCTGACTCTTTCACCCACCTTCGGTTTATAATTTGATTTTACTTTCAAGGGAGTTAAAAAACGATCGCCAATTTTTGTCAAAGTTTCTGTTGCTTGATGAGCGTCTTTTGCCGTAGGATCACTTTTTTTCTGTAATTCCTTAATAACTTGAGCAATTTGGCTTTTAGCATCAAATAAGAGTTTTTGAACCTCTTGTTCTTGTTTTAACTTTAAATCTCTCTCTCTAGCTTGTAAAGATGAAGCTTTTTCTTCTACTTGTTGATAAAATAATTCAGTTTTTGATAGTAAGTCTTGAGCTTGTTTATGTTTATTTTCTTGCTCACGACGTTGATTTTCAAGGGCAGAAATTAACTCATTAACATCATGAGAAAAACCACCAACTAATTCTTGTGAGTCAGCGACAATATCTAAGGGTAATCCCAATCTTTGAGCAATGGTAATAGCATTTGATCGCCCCGGAATACCCCATAATAATTTATAGGTAGGCTGTAAAGTACTATCATCAAATTCTACTGACGCATTTTCAAAACGAGAGTCATTATATTTTAAACTCTTTAACTCTCCGTAATGAGTCGTTGCAATGGTTAATAAATTATTTTCTGCTAAGTATTTTAATATAGCTATGGCAATCGCTGTACCTTCATTGGGATCTGTACCTGCACCAACTTCATCTAATAATACTAAAGATCCTGTGGAATTGGTTTCCCCTTTGCTTTGCAAGGTAGAGAAATTAATAATATGTAAAAAATCAATAATGCGAATAATACGGCGAATATG encodes the following:
- a CDS encoding endonuclease MutS2, which produces MIEQETFRLLEWQRLCEHLSTFAATKLGAMASNNLLVPSSVKDTKYLLAQTKEVCDIEININSNWSFNGIHDIGESIERAKIGGILNGNELLNLATTLSGVRKLRRVIEEQENATTLQELVNDLRTFPELEQEIHYCIDDRGEITERASPQLGEIRQKIKTLRNKIQQTLQGIIQRNTNALQEPVVTQRGDRFVLPVKASHSGQIQGIVHDTSTSGVTLYLEPRVIIELGNKLQTTRNQEKREEEKILRQLTEKVAEVWEDLEQLLAIATSLDLATAKARYSVWLNGFPPEFVDFREGESISLRQVRHPLLVWQEKQEQGREVIPIDVLINPETRVVAITGPNTGGKTVTLKTIGIVALMAKVGLFIPAQYPAQIPWFNSILADIGDEQSLEQSLSTFSGHIRRIIRIIDFLHIINFSTLQSKGETNSTGSLVLLDEVGAGTDPNEGTAIAIAILKYLAENNLLTIATTHYGELKSLKYNDSRFENASVEFDDSTLQPTYKLLWGIPGRSNAITIAQRLGLPLDIVADSQELVGGFSHDVNELISALENQRREQENKHKQAQDLLSKTELFYQQVEEKASSLQARERDLKLKQEQEVQKLLFDAKSQIAQVIKELQKKSDPTAKDAHQATETLTKIGDRFLTPLKVKSNYKPKVGERVRILSIGQTAEVLTIDEDMEQLSARFGIMKMVIPFTDIESLDGKRFEKVKTIPDKTKIKVNKQQSKQVNIIKTESKPINVRTSQNTIDIRGKRVHLAEPLLEKAIANATEIGSLWIIHGKGTGSLRTGVHEFLTNHPQVTNFELAKQDDGGAGVTVAFLK